In Zingiber officinale cultivar Zhangliang chromosome 6A, Zo_v1.1, whole genome shotgun sequence, a single genomic region encodes these proteins:
- the LOC121996999 gene encoding 2-hydroxy-6-oxononadienedioate/2-hydroxy-6-oxononatrienedioate hydrolase-like isoform X1, whose product MPRCLNFTLARDRCHRRVFLAAGLRPTSTALFDGATVHCWVPSRPDLSRTPLLLIHGFGATAIWQWSVYIRPLLRAGFDLYVPDLLFFGASSSLGPDRSESYQARCVAAAMDALGVRRFCLVGVSYGGFVAYRLAAMYPAAVERVVLCGAGVCLEERDLVSGLFVVSDVGEALQLLLPQRPENLRQLVRLSFVRPPPVLPSCFLRDYIQVMCSKHRKEKTELIYTLVKERKLTDLPRITQSTLILWGEQDRIFPLELGHRLKRHLGDNARLIVIHNAGHAVNLEKSKDICQHIIRFFHDSPTKNYNGQQAPLLSDAV is encoded by the exons ATGCCACGCTGCCTCAACTTCACCCTCGCCCGGGACCGATGCCACCGCCGTGTCTTCCTTGCGGCCGGCCTCCGCCCTACCTCCACTGCGCTCTTCGACGGGGCCACCGTCCACTGCTGGGTTCCCTCCCGACCCGATCTCTCCCGCACCCCACTCCTCCTCATTCACGGCTTTGGCGCCACCGCCATATGGCAGTGGTCCGTCTATATCCGCCCCCTCCTCCGCGCCGGATTCGACCTCTACGTTCCCGACCTTCTCTTCTTTGGCGCTTCCTCCTCCCTGGGCCCAGATCGCTCCGAGTCTTACCAGGCTCGCTGCGTCGCGGCCGCCATGGACGCTCTCGGCGTCCGGCGTTTTTGCCTCGTGGGAGTGAGCTATGGCGGGTTCGTGGCGTACCGATTGGCGGCGATGTATCCTGCCGCGGTGGAGCGGGTAGTGCTTTGCGGCGCCGGCGTGTGCCTCGAGGAGCGTGATCTCGTGTCGGGGCTCTTCGTCGTGTCGGACGTAGGGGAGGCGTTACAACTTCTGCTTCCCCAGCGGCCGGAGAATCTCCGACAGCTTGTCCGTCTTTCCTTCGTCCGGCCGCCGCCGGTGTTGCCGTCCTGCTTCCTCCGGGATTACATACAG GTGATGTGTTCAAAGCATCGGAAAGAGAAGACAGAGTTGATCTATACTTTGGTTAAAGAAAGGAAACTCACAGATCTTCCAAGGATTACCCAG TCTACTTTGATACTCTGGGGAGAGCAAGATCGAATTTTTCCATTAGAATTGGGTCACAGATTGAAGAG GCATTTAGGGGACAATGCAAGACTAATAGTCATCCACAATGCCGGGCATGCTGTTAATCTTGAGAAATCAAAAGATATTTGTCAGCATATAATAAGATTTTTTCATGATTCTCCCACAAAAAATTACAATGGGCAGCAAGCACCTCTACTTTCAG acGCAGTATGA
- the LOC121996999 gene encoding 2-hydroxy-6-oxononadienedioate/2-hydroxy-6-oxononatrienedioate hydrolase-like isoform X2, with product MPRCLNFTLARDRCHRRVFLAAGLRPTSTALFDGATVHCWVPSRPDLSRTPLLLIHGFGATAIWQWSVYIRPLLRAGFDLYVPDLLFFGASSSLGPDRSESYQARCVAAAMDALGVRRFCLVGVSYGGFVAYRLAAMYPAAVERVVLCGAGVCLEERDLVSGLFVVSDVGEALQLLLPQRPENLRQLVRLSFVRPPPVLPSCFLRDYIQVMCSKHRKEKTELIYTLVKERKLTDLPRITQSTLILWGEQDRIFPLELGHRLKRHAVNLEKSKDICQHIIRFFHDSPTKNYNGQQAPLLSDAV from the exons ATGCCACGCTGCCTCAACTTCACCCTCGCCCGGGACCGATGCCACCGCCGTGTCTTCCTTGCGGCCGGCCTCCGCCCTACCTCCACTGCGCTCTTCGACGGGGCCACCGTCCACTGCTGGGTTCCCTCCCGACCCGATCTCTCCCGCACCCCACTCCTCCTCATTCACGGCTTTGGCGCCACCGCCATATGGCAGTGGTCCGTCTATATCCGCCCCCTCCTCCGCGCCGGATTCGACCTCTACGTTCCCGACCTTCTCTTCTTTGGCGCTTCCTCCTCCCTGGGCCCAGATCGCTCCGAGTCTTACCAGGCTCGCTGCGTCGCGGCCGCCATGGACGCTCTCGGCGTCCGGCGTTTTTGCCTCGTGGGAGTGAGCTATGGCGGGTTCGTGGCGTACCGATTGGCGGCGATGTATCCTGCCGCGGTGGAGCGGGTAGTGCTTTGCGGCGCCGGCGTGTGCCTCGAGGAGCGTGATCTCGTGTCGGGGCTCTTCGTCGTGTCGGACGTAGGGGAGGCGTTACAACTTCTGCTTCCCCAGCGGCCGGAGAATCTCCGACAGCTTGTCCGTCTTTCCTTCGTCCGGCCGCCGCCGGTGTTGCCGTCCTGCTTCCTCCGGGATTACATACAG GTGATGTGTTCAAAGCATCGGAAAGAGAAGACAGAGTTGATCTATACTTTGGTTAAAGAAAGGAAACTCACAGATCTTCCAAGGATTACCCAG TCTACTTTGATACTCTGGGGAGAGCAAGATCGAATTTTTCCATTAGAATTGGGTCACAGATTGAAGAG GCATGCTGTTAATCTTGAGAAATCAAAAGATATTTGTCAGCATATAATAAGATTTTTTCATGATTCTCCCACAAAAAATTACAATGGGCAGCAAGCACCTCTACTTTCAG acGCAGTATGA